The following coding sequences lie in one Globicephala melas chromosome 15, mGloMel1.2, whole genome shotgun sequence genomic window:
- the PGP gene encoding glycerol-3-phosphate phosphatase produces the protein MAEVEAGGDEGRCVRLNAKRAQELLADVDTVLFDCDGVLWRGETAVSGAPETLTALRARGKRLGFITNNSSKTREAYAEKLRRLGFGGPTGPGAGSEVFGTAYCTALYLRQRLTGLPTPKAYVLGSVALATELEAVGVSCVGVGPEPLQGDGPSAWLDEPLEPDVRAVVVGFDPHFSYMKLTKAVRYLQQPGCLLVGTNMDNRLPLENGRFIAGTGCLVRAVEMAAQRQADVIGKPSRFIFDCVSQEYGINPERTIMVGDRLDTDILLGVTCGLKTILTLTGVSTLRDVKSNQESDCLSKKKMVPDFYVDSIADLLPALQG, from the exons atGGCGGAGGTGGAGGCCGGCGGCGACGAGGGCCGCTGCGTGCGGCTGAATGCCAAGCGGGCCCAGGAGCTGCTGGCCGACGTGGACACGGTGCTGTTCGACTGCGACGGCGTGCTGTGGCGCGGTGAGACGGCGGTCTCCGGCGCGCCCGAGACCCTGACGGCGCTGCGGGCCCGCGGCAAGCGCCTCGGCTTCATCACCAACAACAGCAGCAAGACCCGCGAGGCCTACGCCGAGAAGCTGCGGCGCCTGGGCTTCGGCGGCCCGACGGGGCCCGGCGCCGGCAGCGAGGTCTTCGGCACGGCCTACTGTACCGCGCTCTACCTGCGCCAGCGCCTGACCGGTCTACCGACCCCCAAGGCCTACGTGCTGGGCAGCGTGGCCCTGGCCACCGAGCTGGAGGCCGTGGGCGTCTCCTGCGTGGGCGTGGGGCCCGAGCCGCTGCAGGGCGACGGCCCCAGCGCCTGGCTGGATGAGCCCCTGGAGCCTGATGTGCGCGCCGTCGTGGTGGGCTTCGACCCACACTTCAGCTACATGAAGCTCACGAAGGCTGTGCGCTACCTGCAGCAGCCCGGCTGCCTGCTCGTGGGCACCAACATGGACAACCGGCTCCCACTCGAGAACGGCCGCTTCATCGCGG GTACCGGCTGTCTGGTCCGAGCCGTGGAGATGGCCGCGCAGCGCCAAGCCGACGTTATAGGGAAGCCCAGCCGCTTCATCTTCGACTGCGTGTCCCAGGAATATGGCATCAACCCGGAGCGCACCATCATGGTGGGTGATCGCCTGGACACAGACATCCTCCTGGGCGTCACTTGTGGTCTGAAGACCATCCTGACCCTCACTGGGGTCTCCACTCTGCGGGATGTGAAGAGTAATCAGGAAAGTGACTGCCTGTCTAAGAAGAAAATGGTCCCTGACTTCTATGTTGACAGCATAGCCGACCTTTTGCCTGCCCTTCAAGGTTAA